A single genomic interval of Lynx canadensis isolate LIC74 chromosome A2, mLynCan4.pri.v2, whole genome shotgun sequence harbors:
- the LOC115528402 gene encoding cold-inducible RNA-binding protein isoform X4, with product MASDEGKLFVGGLSFDTNEQSLEQVFSKYGQIAEVVVVKDRETQRSRGFGFVTFENIDDAKDAMMAMNGKSVDGRQIRVDQAGKSSDNRSRGYRGGSAGGRGFFRGGRGRGRGFSRGGGDRGYGGSRFESRSGGYGGSRDYYSSRSQGGGYGDRSSGGSYRDSYDSYGKSRSEGTSSPGPALGAQ from the exons ATGGCATCAGACGAAGGCAAGCTTTTCGTCGGAGGGCTGAGTTTCGACACCAACGAGCAGTCGCTGGAGCAGGTCTTCTCAAAGTACGGACAGATCGCGGAAG TGGTGGTCGTGAAAGACCGGGAGACCCAGCGGTCGCGAGGCTTCGGGTTTGTCACGTTTGAGAACATCGACGACGCCAAGGACGCCATGATGGCCATGAACGGGAAG TCTGTGGACGGGCGGCAGATCCGAGTCGACCAGGCCGGCAAGTCGTCCGACAACCGATCCCGCGGCTATCGAGGTGGCTCTGCTGGCGGCCGGGGTTTCTTCCGAGGGGGCCGAGGCCGGGGCCGTGGCTTCTCCAGAG GAGGAGGGGATCGAGGCTATGGAGGGAGCCGGTTTGAGTCCAGGAGTGGGGGCTATGGAGGCTCCAGAGACTACTACAGCAG CCGGAGTCAAGGTGGCGGCTACGGCGACCGGAGCTCAGGCGGGTCCTACAGAGACAGCTACGACAGTTACGGTAAGTCACGCTCCGAGGGCACCTCGTCGCCGGGGCCTGCACTGGGAGCTCAGTAA
- the LOC115528402 gene encoding cold-inducible RNA-binding protein isoform X6: MASDEGKLFVGGLSFDTNEQSLEQVFSKYGQIAEVVVVKDRETQRSRGFGFVTFENIDDAKDAMMAMNGKSVDGRQIRVDQAGKSSDNRSRGYRGGSAGGRGFFRGGRGRGRGFSRGGGDRGYGGSRFESRSGGYGGSRDYYSSRSQGGGYGDRSSGGSYRDSYDSYATHNE, from the exons ATGGCATCAGACGAAGGCAAGCTTTTCGTCGGAGGGCTGAGTTTCGACACCAACGAGCAGTCGCTGGAGCAGGTCTTCTCAAAGTACGGACAGATCGCGGAAG TGGTGGTCGTGAAAGACCGGGAGACCCAGCGGTCGCGAGGCTTCGGGTTTGTCACGTTTGAGAACATCGACGACGCCAAGGACGCCATGATGGCCATGAACGGGAAG TCTGTGGACGGGCGGCAGATCCGAGTCGACCAGGCCGGCAAGTCGTCCGACAACCGATCCCGCGGCTATCGAGGTGGCTCTGCTGGCGGCCGGGGTTTCTTCCGAGGGGGCCGAGGCCGGGGCCGTGGCTTCTCCAGAG GAGGAGGGGATCGAGGCTATGGAGGGAGCCGGTTTGAGTCCAGGAGTGGGGGCTATGGAGGCTCCAGAGACTACTACAGCAG CCGGAGTCAAGGTGGCGGCTACGGCGACCGGAGCTCAGGCGGGTCCTACAGAGACAGCTACGACAGTTACG CTACACACAACGAGTAA
- the LOC115528402 gene encoding cold-inducible RNA-binding protein isoform X5, which translates to MQETTETQAAMASDEGKLFVGGLSFDTNEQSLEQVFSKYGQIAEVVVVKDRETQRSRGFGFVTFENIDDAKDAMMAMNGKVSRFQSVDGRQIRVDQAGKSSDNRSRGYRGGSAGGRGFFRGGRGRGRGFSRGGGDRGYGGSRFESRSGGYGGSRDYYSSRSQGGGYGDRSSGGSYRDSYDSYG; encoded by the exons ATGCAGGAAACCACAGAAACACAG GCCGCCATGGCATCAGACGAAGGCAAGCTTTTCGTCGGAGGGCTGAGTTTCGACACCAACGAGCAGTCGCTGGAGCAGGTCTTCTCAAAGTACGGACAGATCGCGGAAG TGGTGGTCGTGAAAGACCGGGAGACCCAGCGGTCGCGAGGCTTCGGGTTTGTCACGTTTGAGAACATCGACGACGCCAAGGACGCCATGATGGCCATGAACGGGAAG GTCTCCCGTTTCCAGTCTGTGGACGGGCGGCAGATCCGAGTCGACCAGGCCGGCAAGTCGTCCGACAACCGATCCCGCGGCTATCGAGGTGGCTCTGCTGGCGGCCGGGGTTTCTTCCGAGGGGGCCGAGGCCGGGGCCGTGGCTTCTCCAGAG GAGGAGGGGATCGAGGCTATGGAGGGAGCCGGTTTGAGTCCAGGAGTGGGGGCTATGGAGGCTCCAGAGACTACTACAGCAG CCGGAGTCAAGGTGGCGGCTACGGCGACCGGAGCTCAGGCGGGTCCTACAGAGACAGCTACGACAGTTACG GTTGA
- the FAM174C gene encoding protein FAM174C has product MGPRVLLPPPPPLLLLLLLRALLLSGLLCGAEGAAPPSPRPVQATLSPPPAVTNGSQPGPPHNSTHSRPPDSPGSPLLRSFYVLTGLSGLAALYFLIRAFRLKKPQRKRYGLLANTEDPTEMASLDSDEEIVFETRHPR; this is encoded by the exons ATGGGGCCGCGcgtgctgctgccgccgccgccgcccctgctgctgctgctgctgctgcgggcGCTGCTGCTATCGGGGCTGCTGTGCGGGGCCGAGGGGGCCGCGCCCCCGTCGCCGCGCCCGGTGCAGGCCACGCTGTCGCCACCGCCCGCCGTGACGAACGGGAGCCAGCCGGGCCCGCCGCACAACAGCACGCACTCGCGACCGCCGGACTCGCCGGGCTCGCCGCTGCTGCGCTCCTTCTACGTGCTCACGGGCCTCAGCGGCCTGGCCGCGCTCTACTTCCTCATCCGGGCGTTCAG GTTGAAGAAGCCACAGCGGAAGAGGTACGGCCTTCTGGCCAACACCGAGGACCCCACGGAGATGGCTTCGCTGGACAGCGACGAGGAGATCGTCTTTGAGACGAGGCATCCGAGATG A
- the LOC115528402 gene encoding cold-inducible RNA-binding protein isoform X3 has protein sequence MQETTETQAAMASDEGKLFVGGLSFDTNEQSLEQVFSKYGQIAEVVVVKDRETQRSRGFGFVTFENIDDAKDAMMAMNGKVSRFQSVDGRQIRVDQAGKSSDNRSRGYRGGSAGGRGFFRGGRGRGRGFSRGGGDRGYGGSRFESRSGGYGGSRDYYSSRSQGGGYGDRSSGGSYRDSYDSYATHNE, from the exons ATGCAGGAAACCACAGAAACACAG GCCGCCATGGCATCAGACGAAGGCAAGCTTTTCGTCGGAGGGCTGAGTTTCGACACCAACGAGCAGTCGCTGGAGCAGGTCTTCTCAAAGTACGGACAGATCGCGGAAG TGGTGGTCGTGAAAGACCGGGAGACCCAGCGGTCGCGAGGCTTCGGGTTTGTCACGTTTGAGAACATCGACGACGCCAAGGACGCCATGATGGCCATGAACGGGAAG GTCTCCCGTTTCCAGTCTGTGGACGGGCGGCAGATCCGAGTCGACCAGGCCGGCAAGTCGTCCGACAACCGATCCCGCGGCTATCGAGGTGGCTCTGCTGGCGGCCGGGGTTTCTTCCGAGGGGGCCGAGGCCGGGGCCGTGGCTTCTCCAGAG GAGGAGGGGATCGAGGCTATGGAGGGAGCCGGTTTGAGTCCAGGAGTGGGGGCTATGGAGGCTCCAGAGACTACTACAGCAG CCGGAGTCAAGGTGGCGGCTACGGCGACCGGAGCTCAGGCGGGTCCTACAGAGACAGCTACGACAGTTACG CTACACACAACGAGTAA
- the LOC115528402 gene encoding cold-inducible RNA-binding protein isoform X2, translating into MQETTETQAAMASDEGKLFVGGLSFDTNEQSLEQVFSKYGQIAEVVVVKDRETQRSRGFGFVTFENIDDAKDAMMAMNGKSVDGRQIRVDQAGKSSDNRSRGYRGGSAGGRGFFRGGRGRGRGFSRGGGDRGYGGSRFESRSGGYGGSRDYYSSRSQGGGYGDRSSGGSYRDSYDSYGKSRSEGTSSPGPALGAQ; encoded by the exons ATGCAGGAAACCACAGAAACACAG GCCGCCATGGCATCAGACGAAGGCAAGCTTTTCGTCGGAGGGCTGAGTTTCGACACCAACGAGCAGTCGCTGGAGCAGGTCTTCTCAAAGTACGGACAGATCGCGGAAG TGGTGGTCGTGAAAGACCGGGAGACCCAGCGGTCGCGAGGCTTCGGGTTTGTCACGTTTGAGAACATCGACGACGCCAAGGACGCCATGATGGCCATGAACGGGAAG TCTGTGGACGGGCGGCAGATCCGAGTCGACCAGGCCGGCAAGTCGTCCGACAACCGATCCCGCGGCTATCGAGGTGGCTCTGCTGGCGGCCGGGGTTTCTTCCGAGGGGGCCGAGGCCGGGGCCGTGGCTTCTCCAGAG GAGGAGGGGATCGAGGCTATGGAGGGAGCCGGTTTGAGTCCAGGAGTGGGGGCTATGGAGGCTCCAGAGACTACTACAGCAG CCGGAGTCAAGGTGGCGGCTACGGCGACCGGAGCTCAGGCGGGTCCTACAGAGACAGCTACGACAGTTACGGTAAGTCACGCTCCGAGGGCACCTCGTCGCCGGGGCCTGCACTGGGAGCTCAGTAA
- the LOC115528402 gene encoding cold-inducible RNA-binding protein isoform X1, with the protein MQETTETQAAMASDEGKLFVGGLSFDTNEQSLEQVFSKYGQIAEVVVVKDRETQRSRGFGFVTFENIDDAKDAMMAMNGKVSRFQSVDGRQIRVDQAGKSSDNRSRGYRGGSAGGRGFFRGGRGRGRGFSRGGGDRGYGGSRFESRSGGYGGSRDYYSSRSQGGGYGDRSSGGSYRDSYDSYGKSRSEGTSSPGPALGAQ; encoded by the exons ATGCAGGAAACCACAGAAACACAG GCCGCCATGGCATCAGACGAAGGCAAGCTTTTCGTCGGAGGGCTGAGTTTCGACACCAACGAGCAGTCGCTGGAGCAGGTCTTCTCAAAGTACGGACAGATCGCGGAAG TGGTGGTCGTGAAAGACCGGGAGACCCAGCGGTCGCGAGGCTTCGGGTTTGTCACGTTTGAGAACATCGACGACGCCAAGGACGCCATGATGGCCATGAACGGGAAG GTCTCCCGTTTCCAGTCTGTGGACGGGCGGCAGATCCGAGTCGACCAGGCCGGCAAGTCGTCCGACAACCGATCCCGCGGCTATCGAGGTGGCTCTGCTGGCGGCCGGGGTTTCTTCCGAGGGGGCCGAGGCCGGGGCCGTGGCTTCTCCAGAG GAGGAGGGGATCGAGGCTATGGAGGGAGCCGGTTTGAGTCCAGGAGTGGGGGCTATGGAGGCTCCAGAGACTACTACAGCAG CCGGAGTCAAGGTGGCGGCTACGGCGACCGGAGCTCAGGCGGGTCCTACAGAGACAGCTACGACAGTTACGGTAAGTCACGCTCCGAGGGCACCTCGTCGCCGGGGCCTGCACTGGGAGCTCAGTAA